GCCCTACTCTCCTAGTTCCAGTGTGCGCAGGAACCGGGGAGAACCAGATAGCAACTGAATATTTGGTGTCTTGGAAGCGAAGAAGAATGACTGACGGAGGGACTGAGATTATAAGCTTGCGGCTAGGGAAGTGAACGTGCTCAGGAGGAGATCCGAGGATGGAGAAAGCAGGTGGATGCAGAAGGACAGAGACGGCAGTAACAGGAGAAACTCCCGCAATGAAGCCGCCACATAAAACAGAGTAACTCCCGTAATTACGTGGATTGAGTGACAAAACCACTCCCATCCCGTCCGTCCGCCGCCACCAACATAAAAGAGAGTAACTCCCGTAATTATATGGAttgagtggcaaaaccactctcgTCCCGTCCGTCCGCCTGCCTCTCCCACGTCccagccggcggcggcgcgcgcgtggcACATCTACGTCCTTTTCTCAGCCTCTCAATATAGATAGacaatttccaaccatataagccgaGTCAATATCCTGTCAAAATCCATTAAACCATATATCACGCATTATTATGgaccatagagtttatttgatttattaaatattatgaaccaagcccataatatatccaacggATTCTGCCATATAAAGGGGTGCTCCAAACATCGTACCATCATTTGtctactaataaaaaaatacacAAACGTACAAGAAAGCTTAACATAGCTAGGAGTATTTTAAAACAGAAAGTTAGTATTGCAAAAGGCTGTGCAATAACTCAAAATTTAGAGGGGGGATCCAAAAAACTTTTTGGTTGCACTTGCACCCCCCAGGTGTTCCACCGAAACGTTTATCTATTCTAATCAAATATCAATCATGCCCGGCCTCTGAATTGACTTGTTAGCATGTGCATATTAGAGTATTTTTATTGACTCCTGTGGTGACTGCCCCCACGAGCGGAATGCATGTTGCGAACGACGACGAAGATGCTATTACGTGCATCATTGTCATTATTATAATAATTCTAAATTCAGGCTTCTTCTGCGTAACTCAAAGCAACCAAAAGCAAAAGGGTTTTGACTCCCTGTTCTTTTCGTGTCGGTAGGTCAATCTGGAAAGAGCGAAATGCAAGAACATTTGGGGGGCCAAGCTTGCAGCCGATGCAACTGTTGTCCAAGATCATGGAGGAAGCAAGGGAGTGGACGCTCGCCGGGTACAGGAAGCTAAACGTGCTGCTGGTGCTGTATCGAGCTTCGCCTCCTAGTTGCAAAATTCGATTTGTATTATTATAGCCTACTAAGCAAACTGTGTGTGGCTCCAGGTGGTATAATGCTCGTTACCAGCCGCTGCCGAGTGTTGATCTGTACTGCTTATTCttttctcttaatgaaatacgtacTAATAAGACAACTAAAAGCAAAAGGAATGGAGATCATGCAAACGATAGCACAGCTTCCatcccatcatcatcatcgtcatcacagAAAAACCTAGCTAGTACAACAGCACATacgagcccttgtttagttcgcgaaatttggaatttggggctatcgtagcaccttcgtttttatttggcaaatagtgtccaaacattgactcattaggcttaaaacgttcgtctcgcaattttccatcaaactgtgcaattagtttttcttttcgtctacatttaatactccatacacgggctgcaaacattcgatgtgacagatactgtagtaactttttggactttggggtccaactaagGCGTGAATGTTACCACGAGACCGAGGCACGAAATGACTTGCGAATCCAGTGGATAGATGATGGACGCGTTGGCGTGGTGACCGCAGAGAACCGGTCCACAACCACGTGCTTGGACATTAATGAATAACAATTGTACTTTACTGATCACTTTTCCCTGCGGATCGAGGACTAGCTACCTAGTACTCCGTCGTATGCAGGACGGAATTCTAATCGAGTTGCTTCTCTCTTGGGTATTGGAATTAGGAATTAGTATTTGATACagtagtattttcgtttgtatttgacaattattgtccaatcatggcctaactaggctcaaaagattcatctcgtaatttacaatcaaactatataattagttattttttatctatatttaatattccatacaTATATCAAAGATTTAATATAATAGAGAGAAAATGAAAAAACTTGCCATCTAAACCAGACCTCAGATAACATCGATATTCGATCATCATCGTCACTTCATCCGAGGACTAGCTAGCGACGGCTACCCCGCGCACTTGGAAAACGTTTCGAACAGCCACGACGTGCCAATGACATCCGGGTCCACCCGCCCACAGACACAAAAAGGCTGGTCGTCATTTGACCCTTGACCCGTGATTGCACATGCTCAGGGGGAGGGAGGtttaagttaaaaagtgaaatacGTGATTGATTTTGTCAAGCATCATCAATTTATAAGTCACCTCTACTTATAAGAAATAAGCTGATttacccctgcttaaaacttataagccaccctttttcacgtggggcccacacctttcacttaacaGGCATGAGCTcataagtcatctacaactaaacggcatgacttataagtcactggttttcagtcacctgacttaataaaTCACCTGACTTATaaaaaccaaacagggccttagtattTTTTGTGTATAATAAGGTATAGTCATGGTCCATTTAAGCCGTCGAGCACTTCTCTCGTCCCAAAATACATTATTCTTCTAGCACTCAAAATTCGTCACTGCAACACAACACGGTCAGTGCTCAGTAGTAGTACAATAAGGAACCTTCTATGCTCCCAATTGACCGACTTGGCGACGTAGCATGAATTGTGTGCTGTGCATGGTCCCGGAAATTCTCATGTTGCAAACAAACAAACACGCTCACGCTTTCCCTCTTGAGAAACCGTGGCTTTGTATTTAGACTGATGATCAGTGCGTGACCCGTTGCCACTCGTTTTCCGGTTGCCACAACTGACCACAGCATTGTCCGAACGGCTCCTGCTGCACTGTTGCTCCAGTCCACAGTCGTTGCTGTTGCCTCGTTGGGTTTGTTGATGGTGTAATTTGGCTAGAGAATATGTCATGATCGGCCAGATTATATATGTTATTGATGATAATTAATCTAAATTAGTTGGCACATTGATTAAGAGTTGTAACAGGGCCAAGGGCGTTCCATGCTGGAGTATACACATGAAGAGACAAGGAACATGCCAGATGACTAAAACGTATGTGGGTGTGCGGAGAGGATTTCTGTACGTAATTCACGGATAGAGGCTCGAACAGTATGTAATTCATGATGGAGGCTCGAGCAGTATTTGTGGTAAGAGGTCAGGATTGTGCACATGAACAGAATTCCCATTATATTCTTGCTGGTCCCTGACGCGCAGGATTATTTGTTTGGCTTGGTCAAGGAGGTGGAAATATTTGAGACAGAGGAAAAGATTAATTGTTTAATTAGCCGGATCAAGAAAGAGGAAGTTGTACTAGTATCGGACTCAGGATAATATCTACGTTTTGCATGGCCGATCAACTAGAGAATAGGAATATTATATTTGTTGTAAGCAAACAAACAATACGTGGATAGTTGTCGTACGTGTATAGGAATCCTACTTTGTTGCCGAAGACCGGGCATGCTCATTATATATCTATCTATACTATAAAAGAGCGAAGGAATTGAAAAATAGCTCTCACCGAAAAGTTTCATACCCACCTTATTCGAGGACCCTCCGATGATTCATATCTTTAAATCTAACGGCAGATGTTAATCTAATGGTGGGCCATGTATGTAAAAAAAGGTCTTACAGTCGTGTCTTACGCGTTCCTGCCACGTAAAACCACTCCGTCGCCCTCCCTCGCCGAGTTTTTTTTCACCAAATAGTTCTCCAACCCGCTCGTCGTAGCCACGTCACCCCTCCCGAGTCCCGACCACCCAGAATTGCTTTTCGCGGTTGTTGGTTTTTCCCTCACGTAATCCTCCTTTTCCTGTAGTCCTAAAATAAAACCTCACGTATACCGGGCCTCGGCACGGAGTCACGGACGTGGCAGCAGGAAGATCAGAAAGTCCACCTCCTCCTTCCAGGCCTCCGCATATAGCACGTGTCGTGAATGCGGCCTGCACCACCTTCACGTCTGTAGTTGTCGACCAACCATCGTGGACACCTTCAGCTCCCTGCCTGACACATCAGAAGATTAGCAGCTTCATCTGCGGGTCCCCAGCGGCCGGCGCCGCCTTCACGCCTGTAGCTGCCGACATGCCGTCGTGGACACCTTCAGCTCTTTACTTGACACATCAGAAGATTGATTAATGCAGATATACAATTATTTATTTTTGTGTTGATATGATCTAATAAAGATTGATTAATATAATATGCGATGcatgtttataaaaaatattctgACCTCTCTTTCAACTACATGTTTCTAAAAAGTAATCTACTCTTTTCTGACTTGCAAGTTGCAACTAAACCTCAATTGCTTAAAAGTTTCTCAATTATTTATTTTTGTGTTGATAGGGTCTAATAAAGATTGCTTAATATAATCTGTCATGCATGTATGTTTTCAAAAAGTATTCTGACCTCTCTTTCAACTGTCTGTTTCTAAAAAGTAATCTATTTTCTGACTTGCAAGTTGCAACTAAACCTCAATTGCTTAAAATTTTGTCACTTGAGTCTATAATATATTTCCAGTTTATGCATTTTACTTTAATTTTTTGTTTCACCGTTGCTTTAAAATTCCTTGATTGCAGTGCTCCATATTAACAATATAAACAGGACAACCTAAACCTTGTTATGGCTTCAACCACAAGACAAGATAGTAATCTGACCATAACATCAGATGGCAATGTTCAAGGTGGTATGTTATTTAGTTTTTAAAAACAATCTGTTTGGATTATTTATTTCAAAATCAATTAACCTTTTCGAATATTTGTTAGAGGATGAAGTCGGCTTGGAGAATAGAAATTCAATAAGATGTAAAAGGAAACGTGAAGCACAAACTATTGATGTAATGTCTTCTGATAAAGATGTTGAAAGACAGGCTAGAAACCAAGAATATTAGCGTAACTATCGTGCACGGTTACGGGCTAAGGCTGATGGCTACCAaaaagaacaccatgatcctggCGTGATAATAGCGAAGCAACCAGGttcaattaaaaataatgttactacaaaaaaatgacaagttagatTTAGGTGATGACTTCTGAAGTAAAATATTGCAGTACACACCTTTGCTTTTCAGATTTTTTCACCTTTTCAGGGTCGCCAATGGGAGCTTCCTTTGATACCATAGCATCCTTTGACAACAAATGTAATGctatgattcaacataacatcTTGCCTCAGTATTGAAAAATACTAACCATGGCAAAACATTAAATAAAACAAAGAAATTTACATTACAACCTGGATCTGTTTTATGTGATTTCCTCTTATGCTTTCCAGCAGGAAAAGTCTCGTTTGCCTCATCTTTTAAATCAGAGTCCTTCACTTGCATTGCACTGCTCACAAGCAAATAAAACAAATGACAGTCAGATCCACAATCTACTGAGTTTCAGCAGCAACAAACTGTTAGGAGAGGAGCCTCACTATTCTCCTTTTGCAAACGTTCCTTCAGTGGAGCACTGATTCATTTCTAGCTTAACTCTGATTTTCCTACCAGGAACAGGAAATCCATTCTTTTGTTGAATAGCTCGATCAACATCTTGAACAGTTGTGCTGGCATATACGGGACACATTACATTAAACAAACCATCGCTTAACAGTGTCAATAATGAATCAAAGTTTGTAGTCAGGATGACAAGAAAGTAGTCAATCAGTAACTGGACCGAACTACATTATCATTGCTATTTTCTGCAGTAATGAGATGTTCAGAGTGTTCACTCAAGTCCTGCTATGACAACGTCttccatttttttttgaaaattgtaGATCCACCACTACAATTCTTATTTTAGAAAGCTAATTTGCTCACGAAGTTTGGAAAGGAAAAGCATTTTTACAGATATTTCAGAAGCCCTTCTATATTTGCTGGAACTGAATGGTCTCTTATGATATTTAGTGTACCAACTATTGCTTAATAATATTGTGTCATCTAAACTCAGATAACTACAATAGTATTTTTATTCAACGGCACTACAAAAGTATTTTGCAAGCACTAAAAAGGAATACCTACAACATATTGGTGGTGGACTACAATTTTCAACTTTGAAGAACGATGCAAATGATAACTAAAAATATATAAGTACTAGAGTTTGGATGCTACTCATCTAAGTAACAAACGAAAGTATAATGCAGTATGCCAACTGTCAGTGTGAGATACTAAATCTTTCCCCATCCCTGGTCTCGctgtagatgatgatgaggaagattaCGACAGCCAATGAGTCTGAGCGACTGAACTTACCACGAAATAGAGCACGGCAAGGAGACGCGAGCTGCTGGAGCCACCACTGGACTCGCCGAGTAGGAGCCGAAGGCGCCCTTGTCGCCTCGCAGCCGAGAAGGAGGGCCTGCCCTGGCGGCCTCCGGACGGCGCGACCAGCAACGGCAACCTGCCCGGCGGCGCAGCCCTGCCCCGGCGGCCAGAAGGCATTGCGGCCAGCCCCGGCGGAGGTGCTCTGCCCGGCACAACTTCTTCCCCGGCGGCCAGCCCTGGGCGGCGCGGCCAGCCCCGAAGGCAGTGCTATGCACGGCTCGCATTCTTCCCCGACATCTACGGCAAGGAACCATGGCGGGTTGGAGGATTGGAGCTGGGGCGGAGTACGGAGAGGAGCCGGAGAGAAATGGGGAAGACAGTGAATTGGGATGCGCCGCTGTAGATAAATTGATGCCGATAGGAGCAATGAGGCTATCTCCGACCGCAACACCCAAAATACAAAGTTACAAGACTTATTCGTCTTTTACATAACACTACAGACAAAAAGTTTAATACTTATTTGACATTTTCTTCAACAATAAAACCTAAAAGAGAATTATTTTAGTAAATGAGTCTCCCGTATAGGTTGTCTGTTGAAGAAAAAACATATGTACACTATGTTACCTGAACGATATGGTATTCAACTCTAATGCCGCAACATATGTACACTATAAAAAATAACGAGGGATTTAAAATTATGaaagtaaaaaaaagaaaaagaattcatCAAGACAAAAATAAATTGGATACAAATACAAATGCTTCACAAAAAAAATCCCATATATTGAAACAAAAAATCAAAAAAATAAATGAATTTATATACAACAAAATTTGCAGATACAAGTATCAAAAAAATGTTGGTTTCAAATAAACATAAAAATACTATGGTAAGATGGTAACGACAAGCAAGCTGGAAAATAGCAAATAAAAAATACAAATGTCTCATACGCACGTGCATGTTAACTAGTATATATATAATGGGTAAACGGCTGATTGTGATCTCTACACAATCGACACAAAACAAATCTATTATTATCGTTCTtttacttttcttctactttttcGCACCTAGGTTAGCAACCATGCTTTGCTAGTTTTCCGCAAAACAAGCGGCGTGCTCCGGCGTCATCGGAGTATCATCCTTTATTGTTTTTGCTCATAAAGCAACCGGTGATTCTTCGTCGTAATCGAAGAAGTTATCTCTTTTACTAGTTTGCTCGAAAACTAGTCATGTGTGCCCTTCTACGAAAGTGAGGCAATCTATCGACTCCTTTgttaggtcttgtttagttccaaaaagttttcccaaaaagtgctacagtagccatcacatcgaatcttgcgatacgtgcatagagcattaaatgtagacggaaaaaaaaactaattacacagtttggttagaaatcgcgcgttttgagcctaattaatccatgattgaacactaattaccaaataaaaatgaaagtgctatagtagctaaATTTCCAAATTTCGTCAACTAAACAGAGCCTTAGATTTTCTGCGTCAACAACGTTTTCTACAGTATTGCTAGTGCGGTGGTAGACAGGCACAGTGCACGCGAAACGGTGGCCTACTGTTGTCACATCCCAGACGATAGCGGATCTAGAAAGACCGAGGGGACTAACAATACATCATTAATAATAGAAGTCTAGAAATCATACTAGCCATAGACTATTATAACAAATAACACTTAATTCAAAAGTGCTCAAACAAACAATACATCATTAATGATAGAAAGGTACTGTCGATAcagaaaatgaccaactagtaaatgggcctgttcggcaggactgaaaaatactgttccgactgattgttgtgagagaaaaatactgttctggcaggacgtgaacagtgattctgtgaaaggaaaaacaagccagccggctggctttaagccagccgaacacgccgaatatttgtagttttgctgtacgttgtgatcggaggtggcctaacactcaatgacaagggatttatactggtttaggcaacgtgccctacgtccagtgggggtcgatcggcgactttattcccgagcccaggcgctcgaagtctgcagtggggttacaaacgagagagagatggggtgtccggtcggtccggtcggaagggccgagatcgactGGAGCTTTGCTATGAACGGAGTGTCCGAGCGTGTGCTCGAAGGGTTGCGAACTATTGATCTAATAGACCTGAACTTGAAGGagtcgacttgggttaactgTCTGTgcttggagggagcgcatccccttttacagAAGAAGGGAATGGCTTTACAAGGGAGACGGAGAgagagtacggacgtttctaagccttgttgcccacgcgcgatggggatgggataatggtgggcgccctCAATACTGTTTGATGTCACTGTGGAATGTCAGGAgcacgtgggaggttgagctgctttcttcgagactggaggacgtcggtacctgcaaaaatgttgtctcgcCGACTGGAGGTAGGGCTTTA
This sequence is a window from Miscanthus floridulus cultivar M001 chromosome 10, ASM1932011v1, whole genome shotgun sequence. Protein-coding genes within it:
- the LOC136486940 gene encoding uncharacterized protein isoform X2, which encodes MVPCRRCRGRMRAVHSTAFGAGRAAQGWPPGKKLCRAEHLRRGWPQCLLAAGAGLRRRAGCRCWSRRPEAARAGPPSRLRGDKGAFGSYSASPVVAPAARVSLPCSISCTTVQDVDRAIQQKNGFPVPGRKIRVKLEMNQCSTEGTFAKGEYAMQVKDSDLKDEANETFPAGKHKRKSHKTDPALHLLSKDAMVSKEAPIGDPEKVKKSEKQSYRREGGAGRWGPADEAANLLMCQAGS
- the LOC136486940 gene encoding uncharacterized protein isoform X3 codes for the protein MVPCRRCRGRMRAVHSTAFGAGRAAQGWPPGKKLCRAEHLRRGWPQCLLAAGAGLRRRAGCRCWSRRPEAARAGPPSRLRGDKGAFGSYSASPVVAPAARVSLPCSISCTTVQDVDRAIQQKNGFPVPGRKIRVKLEMNQCSTEGTFAKGEYAMQVKDSDLKDEANETFPAGKHKRKSHKTDPALHLLSKDAMVSKEAPIGDPEKVKKSEKQRELKVSTMVGRQLQT
- the LOC136486940 gene encoding uncharacterized protein isoform X1 → MVPCRRCRGRMRAVHSTAFGAGRAAQGWPPGKKLCRAEHLRRGWPQCLLAAGAGLRRRAGCRCWSRRPEAARAGPPSRLRGDKGAFGSYSASPVVAPAARVSLPCSISCTTVQDVDRAIQQKNGFPVPGRKIRVKLEMNQCSTEGTFAKGEYAMQVKDSDLKDEANETFPAGKHKRKSHKTDPALHLLSKDAMVSKEAPIGDPEKVKKSEKQRAEGVHDGMSAATGVKAAPAAGDPQMKLLIF